One stretch of Malus domestica chromosome 14, GDT2T_hap1 DNA includes these proteins:
- the LOC139191228 gene encoding uncharacterized protein yields MSYAIGSVSSQDLWTRLKEQFSTVSRTSIFQMKSNLQTIKKRSDNVSQYLQKIKEARDYLSAAMVHFADEDIVILALIGLPPEYNTFQCMIRGRENVISLKEFRSQLLAEERIVETHVPNPLLSAMVADHSSATKGSTSPFQNNSSPSSFFSGGNRQFNHTKQKGRGKFNQGVKFNRQS; encoded by the coding sequence ATGTCATATGCTATTGGCAGTGTTAGTTCTCAAGATTTATGGACTAGATTAAAGGAACAATTCTCCACTGTTTCTCGCACTAGCATCTTTCAAATGAAGTCCAACTTACAAACAATCAAGAAAAGGTCTGATAATGTGTCTCAGTATTTGCAAAAGATTAAAGAAGCTCGAGATTATCTTTCTGCTGCCATGGTACATTTTGCGGATGAGGATATTGTGATTCTTGCACTTATTGGCTTACCTCCTGAATATAATACTTTTCAATGTATGATTCGGGGTCGTGAGAATGTTATATCTCTTAAGGAGTTCCGATCTCAACTTCTTGCTGAGGAACGTATTGTTGAAACTCATGTTCCCAATCCACTTTTGTCTGCTATGGTTGCCGATCATTCTTCTGCTACCAAAGGGTCTACATCTCCGTTTCAAAATAATTCAAGTCCATCTAGTTTCTTCTCAGGAGGGAACCGTCAGTTTAATCATACCAAACAAAAGGGCAGGGGCAAGTTTAATCAAGGTGTAAAATTCAACAGACAGTCTTAG